The DNA region TATTTTTTTAGATTTTTTTAAAAAATGAGAGGATTTTCGGTTGCATTGTCGAAATTGTCATTTACAATAATATTTAGACGAATATAAATATAGATCTTTATGAATTGAGGAGGAAACCTGTAGTGAAGAAGATAAAAGTTTGCATTGTGGATGATAATCGTGAATTGGTCGGCTTATTAGATGAGTACATTGCCTCTTTGGATGATATGGAAGTAGTTGGTGTTGCACACAATGGACAAGAATGCCTGCAGCTGTTGGAAGAAGTGAAACCTGATGTCCTTGTTTTGGATATCATCATGCCCCATCTGGATGGATTGGCAGTTCTTGAAAAACTTAAGGAAAATCCTCGTTCATCTGTACCTAATGTCATTATGCTTACCGCATTTGGACAGGAAGATGTCACGAAAAAAGCGGTTGAGCTTGGAGCTTCTTATTTTATTTTGAAACCTTTTGACATGGACAATTTAGCAAATCATATTCGTCAAGTCAGCGGAAGTTCTAATCCGATCATCAAAAAGTCTTCTTCAATGAAAAGCCACTCTGAACAAAAACCAAGGAATTTGGATGCCAGCATTACCAGCATCATTCATGAAATTGGGGTCCCTGCTCATATTAAAGGGTATTTATATTTAAGAGAAGCCATCTCAATGGTTTATAACGATATCGAATTGCTTGGTTCAATTACGAAGGTTCTCTATCCTGATATCGCAAAGAAATACAATACAACGGCAAGCCGTGTAGAAAGAGCGATCAGACATGCAATCGAAGTAGCTTGGAGCAGGGGGAACATCGATTCAATTTCTTCCCTATTCGGCTATACGGTTTCCATGTCAAAAGCCAAGCCGACAAACAGCGAGTTCATTGCCATGGTGGCAGACAAGCTTCGTCTGGAGCATAAAGCTTCTTGAAAGAGTGAGAATCAATAAAATATGATTGCAGCATATGCCCAGGAGGTCCATGGAATTGGCGAAAGTATTTTGCCGATTGGTGGTGCTGGGCATTTTTTATTGGGACAGATAGGCATAATATATGAAAAATTCTCCGAATACTCTGTAATTGCTTTATACTGGTATGGAAAGAAAAATATGAAAGGGTCGGCAAAGTGAAAATTCATCATAATGATTATTTTTCAATTGATACAATTAACAACGATGTATTGATCACTGTCCAAAAAACAGGGTATCCTCTCTCTGCCTTCAATAATGTTCTGATGGAATTCCCGAGGATAGCCTTGGAAGATTTTCTATCCCTGAAAACGGCAATCACCAAGGCTGACTGCACCCAGCAAAGAATAGGTTCTTTGAAGGAAGAAGCCGAATGTTGGATCGAAGAGGATGAAATGATTGCATCTATTCAAGTGAATATGACCGAAAAGGATTATATTGAAAAAAAGGAAAGCATACAAACCAAAATCAATGAAATGCTTGCTGCAAAAGGAGTCGTTTTCGGGATTATGGAGGAAGCAATAGCAGGGCTGTCACCGATGAAGAAAATAATAGCAGCAAAGGGTAAGGATGCAGTCCAAGGAAGCAATGCATCCATTTCATACAAGGAAAGACCGGAAAGAAAGCCGACGATCACTGCAGAAGGCAAAGCGGACTATTTTGATATGAATTTTTTGACGGAAGTAAAGGAAGGGGATTGCTTAGGAAAAAAAACACGTCCTACAAAAGGGGAATCCGGAAAGACTGTTATCGGTAGAGAAATACCGGGGCCTTCTGGAAAAGATCAAGAGTTTGTTTATGATAAGAAAACGATTGAACTTATCGATGAAGGTGAGAATTCATATTTGATTGCAAAGGTGAACGGTGTTTTGGAGTTCATCAATGGTAAAATTTCTGTCGGTCCTCATTTAATCATTGAGGGGGATGTCGGCTATGAAACGGGAAATATTGAATTTGATGGTACGGTTACGATAAAAGGGACGGTTCAGCGCGGCTTTTCAGTGAAAGCTTCTAAGGATATAGCCGTCCATGGCGAGCTTGGGATTAGTGGATGTGACCTGATTGAATCATACGATGGAGATGTATTTATTAAAGGAGGGCTCTTTGGAAGCGGAATTTCAAAGGTTGTAGCTGCACATAATATTTTCATCAAGCATGCCCATGAGTCCACAATGGTTGCCGGGGAAGACATCAGAATAGGCTACAGTGGAATCGGATGCATGATCATAGGGAAAAATGTTTTAGCTGATCATAAAAAAGGGAAAATCATTGGTGGTGTCATTGAAGCAGAGGGAAAAGTGATTTCTGGAACGATTGGGAATAAGACAGAGATGAAAACGAATATTATTGTAAAAGGCTTCGATCGTTCAGAGGTGATAAGCAAAGTAAAGGATTATCGAAATCGTCAGAAAAAAGCCGAGCTTGCTCTAAAGGATGCAAGGAATGAACTTGCCCGTGCAGCAAAAACCGGCGCACATTCGTTACATAAGCTTATTTCGGAAATAGCAGATGAGATGGAACAAAACAACCGTGAAATCAAATCCCTGCTTTCCCTTTTGGACACGAAAGGAGAAGGGGAAATAACTGCGTTTCACGGTATGTTCCCCCAAACCTATATTCAAATCAAGTCTGCAAGAAAACTGATAAAAATGATGACAAGAGGGACAGTTTATTTAAAAGAACATTCATTAAATTTTCTATAGAGGGAAGGATTTGAATGACACAAATATTTGCTCATAGAGGATCGGCGGGCACGCATCCTGAAAATACAATGCAATCATTTTTTGAAGCTGAAAAAGTAAATGCTGATGGCATTGAATTGGACGTTCAGCTCTCAAAAGATGGTGAAGTCGTGGTTATTCATGATGAAACGCTTGAGAGAACCACCAATGGGAAAGGATTTGTCAAAGACTTCAATTTAAATGAATTAAAGAAACTGGATGCCAGCTACAAGTTTAAAACCTTCTTGAAAAAACCAACAATCCCATCATTGCGTGAGGTTTTGGAGTGGTTGACTGGGAATGGCCTTTTGTGCAACATCGAGCTGAAGAACGGTGTTTTTCCATATCCGTCATTGGAGGAAAAAGTCATTTCACTTGTAAGGGAATATCAGTTGGAAGATAGAATAATCATTTCTTCTTTCAATCATTATTCCATTGTTTATTGTTACCGTCTCGCTCCGGAAATCCAGATTGCACCGCTTTACTCGGAAGGATTATTCATGCCGTGGGTATATGCCAAGTCAATCCATGCAGGTGCGATCCATCCTAAATTAAGGGCAGCACCCGATGAAATCATCCTATCATCAATGGAAAATGGGGTTGCCGTGAGACCGTATACGGTCAATAAAAAAGACGATATGCTGCGGCTTTTTCAAATCAACTGCTCAGCCATCATTACTGATTATCCAGCGAAGGCAATTGAATTAAGAGATGGAGTTTCCTAAGCATGATTGCGATGGACCCGGTATCAAAAAAAGACTGATTGGAAAAACAATGCCTGGCGAGAGGCAGTTCGTTTTTCCAATCAGTCTGCTTTTTTTTATCCCTTCTTTTTAAACCTATCCTGAACCTTATTGCGCTTCCGGTCGCGATAAAATATGAAGCCTGCAATAAAACTTAATCCTCCCAAAAAGAAGATCAACCCAGTCAGGAATTGCAGCCATAAAAACGGAAAAGGGTCCTGCAGGATGCCGAACGTCATGTCGCGCATAAGTTTAACACCAAGCACTGCTGCGATTCCGGGTATCACCATTATTAGTAATGCAAAAATACGAATCATCAAATTTCTCCTTTATGTGCATTCAAAAAAATCATATCTCATGAGCAAAATTTGTCAAGTGAGTGATTTTTAGATAAAATTAAAAGGTATGAAAGATTTTGCACTTCTTTGATGCAAAGGAGGAAAAGATTTGCAGGGAGTCCTAATTGTAGGCGCAGGAAAAGGCGGAATGGCCATTTTGAAAATATTGAAAGAATCTTCTGCACTGAAGGTGATTGCCGTCATCGACCCTAATGAAAATGCGCCTGGAATGATCTTTGCTAAAAATGAAGGCATCCAAACCGGAACAGATTGGTCATTATTTCTGGATGAATCAATCGATATTATCATCGAGGTTACTGGTAATCAAGATGTGTTCAGGCAAATTCGGGATGCAAGAAGCAAAGACACTGTCTTGATCCCGGGCAGTGTGGCATATTTAATCGCTACTCTGCTGGATGAGAAGGAAGAATTGATAAACAAATTAACCAATCAGTCATACTTTCATGACTTGATTTTTAATTCGACTGATGATGGTATGGTGGTCATCGATAATAATGAAATGGTGATCTTATTCAATCGCAGTGCAGAACGGATGGTGGGCATAAAGCAGGGAGATGCTCTCGGCAAGCATGTGTTCGACGTTATTCCGACAAGCCAGCTGCCTCGTATTTTGGAAACGAGGCGAATGGAAGCCAATCAAGAGCTTGTACTGCATAATGGATTAAAAATCATTACGACCAGAATACCGATGGTTGGAGAAGATGGGCATCTTTATGGAGCCATATCTATTTTTAAAGATATTACCGAAGTCGTGAACCTTGCTGAGGAAATCACGAACTTAAAAGAAATCCAAACGATGCTGGAGGCAATCATTCAATCAAGTGATGATGCGATATCGGTTGTGGATGAGAGCGGCAAGGGGCTGCTGATTAATCCTGCGTATACAAGAATAACGGGATTAACGCAGGAGCGGGTAATCGGCCAACCGGCTACTGCCGATATTTCCGAAGGCGAAAGTATGCATTTGAAGGTTCTTCAAACCCGCAGAGCAGTGCGCGGAGCCAAGATGAGGGTCGGCCCAAATGAAAAAGAAGTAATTGTCAATGTCGCTCCTGTCATCGTCAATGGAAAATTAAAGGGCAGTGTTGGAGTCATCCATGACGTATCTGAAATCCAATCGCTCACAAAGGAATTAAGCAGGGCAAGGCAAATTATCCGGACACTTGAAGCTAAATACACGTTTGAAGATATCATTGGCGTTTCCGAGGAAATAAAACTCGCCGTCGAACAAGCGAAACTTGGAGCGAAAACTCCGGCTACTGTGCTTCTAAGAGGCGAATCAGGTACGGGAAAGGAATTGTTCGCACATGCGATACATAATGCAAGCGACCGAAAGTATAACAAATTCATTAGAGTGAATTGTGCAGCCATTTCAGAATCGCTGCTCGAAAGTGAATTGTTCGGGTACGAAGAGGGAGCTTTTTCCGGTGCGAAGCGAGGCGGTAAACGGGGATTATTCGAGGAAGCTAACAATGGGAGTATTTTCCTTGATGAAATCGGAGAGTTGAATGTCAACATCCAAGCGAAATTGCTTCGTGTCCTTCAAGAAAATGAAATCGTCAGGGTAGGGGGGACGAAATCCATCCCGATCAATGTAAGGGTAATAGCAGCAACCAATGTGAATCTTGAAAAAGGGATAGCTGCTGGTACTTTCCGTGAAGATTTATATTATCGTCTGAATCGCATGCCCATTCAAATTCCCCCATTGAGACGCAGAAAGTCTGATATTCCTTCTTTATGTGAAAGGTTGATCCATAAGATCAATCAAGACTATGGACGAAATGTTGAAGGCGTAGCGAATGAAGCAATGGATGCATTAATGAATTATGATTGGCCCGGGAATGTAAGGGAATTGGAAAATATTCTCGGAAGAGCGATCATCTTCATGCATTTTAATGACACATTCATTCAATCGGAGCATTTGCCTGTCATGCTGGCGGAAGAAGAGAAGGAGACAATTCCAAAAACCGCTCAATCTATGTACGATCAAAACCTGGACCTTCAACAAATGGTAGAAAAGTTTGAGAAAGACATGATTCAATCTGTTTTAGAGCAGAATAAAGGAAACAAAACAGCTGCAGCAAAACAACTGAAGATTTCCATCCGGAATTTATACTATAAAATAGAGAAATACCAACTTGCAAACAATAGCATGCAATAATTTTCATGAATTGCAGAAATTTGCATGGTGGAAATCGTTTAAATAAAGCGGTTTCAATGATGTAGAAGTTGGCACGCTTCTTGCATATTAAGTTAGTGGTGTATATTTAGAAGGGGTTGAGGCGACAAACATGGATTTAAACAAACTTATTGAAAAAGCCGCCCAAATGAAAGACGTTACAGTCTCAGTAGCAGCAGCGGAGGATATGGAAGTGCTCGAAGCGGTTTCCATGGCGGTGGCACAGAAAATAGCTCATTTCATTTTATTCGGGAATGCCGAGAAAATAGAACAAATCATCCAAAAACATACACCTGACCTAGCAGAGAGTGGATATATTACCATCATGCCTACGGATTCACAGGCTGATGCAGCAAAGAAAGCTGTTCAATGTGTCCATAACGGGCAAGCGAGTGTACTGATGAAAGGAAATATCCCTACTGCTGTGATCTTGAAGGCAGTCTTGAATAAGGAGTATGGCTTAAGAACAGGCAATGTTCTATCACATGTAGCTGCATTTCAAATTCCTGGCTATGACCGGTTGATTTTTGTAACGGATGCAGCCATGAATATTGAACCTGATTTGAATCAAAAGGTTCAAATCATCAATAATTCTGTCGATGTTGCAACTGCAGTCGGACTAGAAATGCCAAAGGTTGCACCAATAGCTGCCGTAGAAGTGGTGAACCCTTCCATGCAGGCCACGTTGGACGCTGCAGCCCTCTCACAAATGAACGCTCGAGGGCAAATAAAAAATTGTTTGGTGGATGGACCGCTAGCACTTGATAATGCGATTTCCATCGAAGCAGCCGAGCATAAAGGAATACATAGTGATGTTGCAGGACAAGCAGACATCCTTGTAGTGCCGAATATTGAAACAGGTAATGCACTCTATAAATCGCTTATTTATTTTGCTAAAGCGAAAGTCGGTGCGGTCATTGCGGGCGCGAAGGCCCCTATTGTCCTCACATCAAGGTCAGATAGTGCCGAAAGTAAATTGAATTCATTAGCGCTGGCGATTTGTTCTTCAAACAAATAGTGTTAACGAAAAGGGTCAACCATTAAGAAAACCAGACCTTTAAAATAAAATTCAGGAGGAATTATCAAATGAAAATTTTTGAATATATGACAAACTATGATTATGAGCAATTATTATTTTGCCAGGATGAGCAATCTGGATTAAAAGCAATCATCGCCATCCATGACACAACTTTAGGGCCTGCGTTGGGCGGAACACGCATGTGGACGTATGAATCAGAAGAAGCTGCAATTGAAGATGCACTTCGTCTTGCGCGAGGAATGACCTACAAGAATGCAGCAGCGGGCTTGAATCTAGGAGGCGGAAAGACGGTTATCATCGGCGATCCGCGCAAAGATAAAAACGAAGCGATGTTCCGTGCTTTCGGACGTTTCATCCAAGGATTGAACGGACGTTATATCACTGCAGAAGATGTAGGTACGACTGTTGCAGATATGGACTTAATCCATGAGGAGACGAATTTCGTAACAGGAATTTCTCCTGCGTTCGGTTCATCAGGGAACCCTTCTCCTGTAACGGCATATGGAGTGTACCGCGGAATGAAGGCAGCAGCGAAGGAAGCATTCGGCACGGATTCTCTCGAAGGCAAAACAGTAGCTGTGCAAGGGGTTGGAAATGTAGCATTCAATTTATGCCGTCACCTTCATGAAGAAGGAGCAAACTTGATTGTAACGGACATCAATAAAGAAGCTGTTCAGCGAGCTGTTGAAGAGTTTGGGGCAAAAGCAGTCGACCCGAATGAAATTTACAGCGTACCATGTGACATCTTTGCTCCATGTGCACTTGGAGCTGTCGTGAACGACGATACAATCCCGCAATTAAAAGCAAAAGTAATTGCCGGTGCAGCGAACAACCAGCTGAAGGAAACTCGCCACGGTGACACGATTCATGAGATGGGCATCGTTTATGCGCCTGATTACGTTATCAATGCCGGTGGTGTAATCAACGTCGCTGATGAACTATATGGCTATAATCGCGATCGTGCAATGAAACGAGTAGAGCAAATTTATAACAACGTCGAGAAAGTGTTTGAAATCGCTAAACGCGACGGAATTCCTTCTTACCTGGCTGCAGACCGCATGGCGGAAGAAAGAATTCAAACTATGCATAAATCCCGCAGTCAATTCCTTCAAAACGGCAAACACATCTTAAACAACCGTTAAGGATAAAATTATGGTTCGAAACGCTTTGCTTCTTCAGAGGCGGGGCGTTTCTCCCTTTTAAAATAATAGTATGCAAATTCTTGGTAAGACAAGAAGCCGAGTTTTCCAACAAATTGGAGGTTACAACATTGCAAGAAAAAGAATATCGAATTCTCGTTATCAACCCTGGTTCCACTTCAACGAAAATCGGCGTTTTTGACAACGAAAAAGACATTTTTGAAAAAACGATCCGCCATGAAGCGGATGAAATCAACACTTTTGAAAGCATCATTGATCAATATGAATTTAGAAAAAATACTATATTGGCTGCTCTTGATGAAGAAGGGATCAATATTTCCAAGTTGAGTGCAGTATGCGGCCGCGGCGGTCTTCTTCGTCCGATTGAAGGCGGGACCTATCCTGTGAATGAAGCGATGCTTGAAGATTTGAAGATCGGTTTTTCAGGTCAGCACGCATCCAATCTTGGGGGGATCATTGCTTATGAAATTGCCGCTGGTTTAAATATCCCTTCTTATATCGTCGATCCTGTCGTAGTGGATGAGTTGGCTGATATAGCAAGAATTTCCGGCTTTTCATCTATTGAACGTAAAAGCATATTTCATGCACTGAACCAGAAAGCGGTTGCAAGAAGAGTTGCCAAACAATTAGGCAGACGTTATGAGGATTTAAACTTGATTGTTACCCATATGGGTGGCGGGATAACTGTCGGAGCTCATCTAAATGGGCGGGTAGTCGACGTCAATAACGGTCTTCATGGTGATGGTCCATTCAGCCCTGAAAGAGCTGGAACAGTCCCTGCAGGGGATCTCGTCTCATTATGCTATTCTGGTGATTATTATCGTGATGAAATCATGAAAAAGCTCGTGGGACAAGGCGGGCTTGTCGGATATCTTGGGACCAATGATGCTGTCAAAGTTGAAAAAATGATAGCAGATGGCGATCAAAATGCGAAAATGATCTATGATGCCATGGCATATCAAATTGCCAA from Falsibacillus albus includes:
- the spo0A gene encoding sporulation transcription factor Spo0A; the encoded protein is MKKIKVCIVDDNRELVGLLDEYIASLDDMEVVGVAHNGQECLQLLEEVKPDVLVLDIIMPHLDGLAVLEKLKENPRSSVPNVIMLTAFGQEDVTKKAVELGASYFILKPFDMDNLANHIRQVSGSSNPIIKKSSSMKSHSEQKPRNLDASITSIIHEIGVPAHIKGYLYLREAISMVYNDIELLGSITKVLYPDIAKKYNTTASRVERAIRHAIEVAWSRGNIDSISSLFGYTVSMSKAKPTNSEFIAMVADKLRLEHKAS
- a CDS encoding sigma 54-interacting transcriptional regulator — translated: MQGVLIVGAGKGGMAILKILKESSALKVIAVIDPNENAPGMIFAKNEGIQTGTDWSLFLDESIDIIIEVTGNQDVFRQIRDARSKDTVLIPGSVAYLIATLLDEKEELINKLTNQSYFHDLIFNSTDDGMVVIDNNEMVILFNRSAERMVGIKQGDALGKHVFDVIPTSQLPRILETRRMEANQELVLHNGLKIITTRIPMVGEDGHLYGAISIFKDITEVVNLAEEITNLKEIQTMLEAIIQSSDDAISVVDESGKGLLINPAYTRITGLTQERVIGQPATADISEGESMHLKVLQTRRAVRGAKMRVGPNEKEVIVNVAPVIVNGKLKGSVGVIHDVSEIQSLTKELSRARQIIRTLEAKYTFEDIIGVSEEIKLAVEQAKLGAKTPATVLLRGESGTGKELFAHAIHNASDRKYNKFIRVNCAAISESLLESELFGYEEGAFSGAKRGGKRGLFEEANNGSIFLDEIGELNVNIQAKLLRVLQENEIVRVGGTKSIPINVRVIAATNVNLEKGIAAGTFREDLYYRLNRMPIQIPPLRRRKSDIPSLCERLIHKINQDYGRNVEGVANEAMDALMNYDWPGNVRELENILGRAIIFMHFNDTFIQSEHLPVMLAEEEKETIPKTAQSMYDQNLDLQQMVEKFEKDMIQSVLEQNKGNKTAAAKQLKISIRNLYYKIEKYQLANNSMQ
- the yqiS gene encoding phosphate butyryltransferase, which translates into the protein MDLNKLIEKAAQMKDVTVSVAAAEDMEVLEAVSMAVAQKIAHFILFGNAEKIEQIIQKHTPDLAESGYITIMPTDSQADAAKKAVQCVHNGQASVLMKGNIPTAVILKAVLNKEYGLRTGNVLSHVAAFQIPGYDRLIFVTDAAMNIEPDLNQKVQIINNSVDVATAVGLEMPKVAPIAAVEVVNPSMQATLDAAALSQMNARGQIKNCLVDGPLALDNAISIEAAEHKGIHSDVAGQADILVVPNIETGNALYKSLIYFAKAKVGAVIAGAKAPIVLTSRSDSAESKLNSLALAICSSNK
- the bcd gene encoding branched-chain amino acid dehydrogenase; this translates as MKIFEYMTNYDYEQLLFCQDEQSGLKAIIAIHDTTLGPALGGTRMWTYESEEAAIEDALRLARGMTYKNAAAGLNLGGGKTVIIGDPRKDKNEAMFRAFGRFIQGLNGRYITAEDVGTTVADMDLIHEETNFVTGISPAFGSSGNPSPVTAYGVYRGMKAAAKEAFGTDSLEGKTVAVQGVGNVAFNLCRHLHEEGANLIVTDINKEAVQRAVEEFGAKAVDPNEIYSVPCDIFAPCALGAVVNDDTIPQLKAKVIAGAANNQLKETRHGDTIHEMGIVYAPDYVINAGGVINVADELYGYNRDRAMKRVEQIYNNVEKVFEIAKRDGIPSYLAADRMAEERIQTMHKSRSQFLQNGKHILNNR
- a CDS encoding DUF2627 domain-containing protein, which produces MIRIFALLIMVIPGIAAVLGVKLMRDMTFGILQDPFPFLWLQFLTGLIFFLGGLSFIAGFIFYRDRKRNKVQDRFKKKG
- a CDS encoding DUF342 domain-containing protein gives rise to the protein MKIHHNDYFSIDTINNDVLITVQKTGYPLSAFNNVLMEFPRIALEDFLSLKTAITKADCTQQRIGSLKEEAECWIEEDEMIASIQVNMTEKDYIEKKESIQTKINEMLAAKGVVFGIMEEAIAGLSPMKKIIAAKGKDAVQGSNASISYKERPERKPTITAEGKADYFDMNFLTEVKEGDCLGKKTRPTKGESGKTVIGREIPGPSGKDQEFVYDKKTIELIDEGENSYLIAKVNGVLEFINGKISVGPHLIIEGDVGYETGNIEFDGTVTIKGTVQRGFSVKASKDIAVHGELGISGCDLIESYDGDVFIKGGLFGSGISKVVAAHNIFIKHAHESTMVAGEDIRIGYSGIGCMIIGKNVLADHKKGKIIGGVIEAEGKVISGTIGNKTEMKTNIIVKGFDRSEVISKVKDYRNRQKKAELALKDARNELARAAKTGAHSLHKLISEIADEMEQNNREIKSLLSLLDTKGEGEITAFHGMFPQTYIQIKSARKLIKMMTRGTVYLKEHSLNFL
- a CDS encoding glycerophosphodiester phosphodiesterase produces the protein MTQIFAHRGSAGTHPENTMQSFFEAEKVNADGIELDVQLSKDGEVVVIHDETLERTTNGKGFVKDFNLNELKKLDASYKFKTFLKKPTIPSLREVLEWLTGNGLLCNIELKNGVFPYPSLEEKVISLVREYQLEDRIIISSFNHYSIVYCYRLAPEIQIAPLYSEGLFMPWVYAKSIHAGAIHPKLRAAPDEIILSSMENGVAVRPYTVNKKDDMLRLFQINCSAIITDYPAKAIELRDGVS
- the buk gene encoding butyrate kinase; this translates as MQEKEYRILVINPGSTSTKIGVFDNEKDIFEKTIRHEADEINTFESIIDQYEFRKNTILAALDEEGINISKLSAVCGRGGLLRPIEGGTYPVNEAMLEDLKIGFSGQHASNLGGIIAYEIAAGLNIPSYIVDPVVVDELADIARISGFSSIERKSIFHALNQKAVARRVAKQLGRRYEDLNLIVTHMGGGITVGAHLNGRVVDVNNGLHGDGPFSPERAGTVPAGDLVSLCYSGDYYRDEIMKKLVGQGGLVGYLGTNDAVKVEKMIADGDQNAKMIYDAMAYQIAKEIGSASAVLEGKVDAIILTGGLAYGKDFVQEISKRINWIADVIIQPGENELQALAEGALRVLQGEEEEKVYPGEKIKKATV